The DNA segment ACCCCAGCTTCCCAAAATAGCTGGAATATGCGAAGAATGATTTTTACTGAGCTGTTAAGTACATGTGATATGCAAaaagcatctttctttcttgagtgagtgagtgagtgaataaatgaataagtgaCCAGGCTAGAGTTTTGAAATGCCTGCTGTTTGCTAATCAGGTATGACTCATCAATTATTTACActcacctgaacacacacacacctgccaacAGGAGGAGTCATGGGCAAGGCTCTGATTcgatattgtttttaatgatcgATTAGGATGGAATAAACATATCTGATGCAAATATAAACTTAAAAGATAACCTTGTAGAAGTAACTTTGTACAATGCTTTTACTGGTTGACCTTAATTATACACAGTGAACCTGTGTTGTAGGTACGTTTTGATATTACATAATAGCGGTTcgattgtatgaatgagataaatgtcgctgcggataagggcgtctgccaaatgcggTAAGTGTTAATGCTTATCGATTTTATTCATGAACACAAATGTTGTTATTGCAGCTTGGCAGAGGTGCAAGTTTCAAAATGCCAAACGCATGCAAATTTTCTACCTGGTTATTTTTCGAGACACACCCTGGAATTCTAGTGCACAGTAGAACAATAATCCCAATATATTCCCATGTAATGATTATTTTTACGTTTTACTCTTTTCTTGAGCAAATcagttaattttattaattctatGTTTCTTAAGAGCATTCACTTTTTATATGCAAACCATAAtgtaagaaggaaaaaaaatgtgcagtttaCTCCAGAATCTcagattaacattttattaaaagcaaTTTGTCCTTGTTATCAGTTCAAAAGCAGTTTACTTGAAGTTGTAAACAATATTTGGTAAAAGCAGACAATatacagcattttatttaagtttttttttgttgtttttatgacatttaattttattttgtagaaaaAGGGCACGCTCAATCTCTATTTCGTAATCTCTTGATTACTCTATATGACACTTGATTTGATTATCCCTTGTAGGAGAGTATGTTAGGAAGAATAATAAGATGAAGTATAGATTTGCATGCAACAGAGGTTTAAGACTATATACAAGTAGATAACGCTATACCAAGTGTACCATATCAAGTGTGATAAAACACTAATCATTTTGTTTGAATAGTTTATACCCATTACCATGTAGAGCCCAATtcaagggaaaaaagaaaacaagagccCTGTTTTCTATCAGACAAGCCCTTACATAACACAACTTTGAAGAGAGGCTGCACTCCCGTGCCAAGATCTCCGGAATAGATGGAACGCTAGTAAATTTAAGAAGCTTGTTGGATGGCTACTGCAGCTGACGGGGGAGATTCAGGTGCAGACATGGACTCCTCTTTGTCTCCAACGTTATGATCGCCGTTCTCGTGAGATTCTGCGACATTATTTGCTTGTTTGGGCTCCTGTAACTCCTCGTCgtctactttttcttcttcttcaacttCTTCTTCTGCAACCTTGTCTGTTGGACCATTTTCGAACTCTGCGTCTTCTGTAGCTGAGGCCCCATCTGCACTGCCTGTGCTGGATGGACTGTGCTCCTTCCCATTAAACTTTTCCTCTTCGTTATGGACCTCTGCCATCGGTAGCTGACCATCTGGTCCCCCCATCGGGGGCACCTCCACTGTTGCATTTTCAGCCACAGCCAGAGGTGCCtcaccttctccatctctcgTTTTCTTGACGTTGAAAGTCATGGGTGAGACCCGAAATGATGAGCTCTTGTTGGTCGGGCTTTTGGGATGGCTGGGAGTGAAGCTCTTCATGATCTTTTCGCGCCGCTCTGGGGGCACGATCTTGTTGATCTTCTTCTCGATGCTGCTGCGTGAGAAGGCCTTCTTAAGGCTGTCGACCTTCTTCAGGCTGGACCGTTTAAACTTGTCAGTGCGAGACCACTCCAGACGATCACTGTCGGGTCctgggaactcatcctcatgcAGCTCTCTGGGCAAGGTGCCACTCGAGTGGGGAGCTCGCTGCTCCTTCCTCTTCATCAGAGGAAAGGCTGATGGTCTGCAATCCTTCTTCATGGGAGTGGTTGGGATCGATCACTGAAGCCCTTTGAGAGGCATTGCCCTCATCCTGCACAGAGGAAATATCTACTGACGAATTCTTGGTTAACAAGGTGGTGGGAATCTCGTTGTCCTCCTGCAAGGAAGAGAACAAAGATAGATGAGG comes from the Silurus meridionalis isolate SWU-2019-XX chromosome 3, ASM1480568v1, whole genome shotgun sequence genome and includes:
- the cavin2a gene encoding LOW QUALITY PROTEIN: caveolae-associated protein 2a (The sequence of the model RefSeq protein was modified relative to this genomic sequence to represent the inferred CDS: inserted 2 bases in 1 codon), with the protein product MGEDAARADQSSSTLPAQTNSEASPAPAVEAQDFFIPSSTPTSPTHTLTRNKSPASPTGPATQVSAITVVALLDQLVVMIETVQENQRRMEKRQADLEGTVRAVQADLTRLSKSHTATSGGVNKLLERSRKTGIYVKEVRERLDRQSGQVKRLEINHAHLLKRNHFKVLIFQEDNEIPTTLLTKNSSVDISSVQDEGNASQRASVIDPNHSHEEGLQTISLSSDEEEGAASSPLXSGTLPRELHEDEFPGPDSDRLEWSRTDKFKRSSLKKVDSLKKAFSRSSIEKKINKIVPPERREKIMKSFTPSHPKSPTNKSSSFRVSPMTFNVKKTRDGEGEAPLAVAENATVEVPPMGGPDGQLPMAEVHNEEEKFNGKEHSPSSTGSADGASATEDAEFENGPTDKVAEEEVEEEEKVDDEELQEPKQANNVAESHENGDHNVGDKEESMSAPESPPSAAVAIQQAS